DNA from Micromonospora nigra:
GACCGGCTCGCTCAAGCACCGGCTGGCCCGGTCGCTGTTCCTCTACGGGCTGTGCAACGGCTGGATCGGCCCGCAGACCACGATCGTCGAGGCGTCGTCCGGGTCGACGGCGGTCTCCGAGGCGTACTTCGCGCGGATGCTCGGGTTGCCCTTCATCGCGGTGATGCCCGCCTCCACCTCGCCCGAGAAGATCGCCCAGATCGAGTTCCAGGGGGGCCGCTGCCACCTGGTGGACGACCCGGCCAAGGTGGTGGTCGAGGCGCGCTGGCTGGCCGAGGACTCCGGCGGGCACTTCATGGACCAGTTCACCTACGCCGAGCGGGCCACCGACTGGCGGGGCAACAACAACATCGCCGAGGCCATCTACGCGCAGCTCGCCCTCGAACGGCACCCCGTCCCCGCCTGGGTCGTGGTCGGCGCGGGCACCGGCGGCACCAGCGCCACCATCGGCCGGTACGCCCGCTACCGGCGGCTGCCCACCAAGCTCTGCGTGGTCGACCCGGACAACTCCGCCTTCTACCCGGCCTGGCGGGCCGCCGACTGGTCGGTGTGCACCGGGCGGCACTCACGGATCGAGGGGATCGGCCGACCCAGCGTGGAACTGTCCTTCCTACCCTCGGTCGTGGACCGGATGGTGCAGGTGCCCGACGCCGCGTCACTGGCCGCGATGCGGGCCGGTTCGGCGGTACTCGGACGCCGGGTGGGCGGCTCGACCGGCACCAACCTGTGGGGGGCGTTCGGGCTGATCGCCGGGATGCTCGCCGAGGGCCGGCACGGCTCCGTGGTCACCCTGATCTGCGACGCCGGCGACCGCTACGCCGACACCTACTACTCCGACGCGTGGGTGGCCGCGCAGAACCTGGATCTGGCCCCCCACCTGGCCACCGTCGAGCGCTTCCTCGACACCGGCGACTGGCCGGCCTGACCGCGCCGCCGCGGGTGGCGCGGTGGCGACCCGTCGGGCGCAGACGCCTCAGCGCGGGTCGATCCGCTCGGCCAGCCCGGGGTAGCGCACCACGAACCCGTCGGCGTCGACGTCGATGTCGGCGGTGAACGTGTCACTGGTGAAGCGCACCCGCCCGGTTCCGAGCCCGGTGTAGACCTGTTCGGCGGGGAGCACGGTCAGACTCGGCACCAGCACCCACGCGACCGTCACCCGGTGGGCAGTGTCGGCCGGCGCGGCGGCCAGCCCGAGCCGGCGTACCGGAAGGGTGTTGAACAGCGGTGAGCCGCCGAGGTCGAGGTCGCGGGCCTCGGCCAGCCGGTCCGCGTCGTCGGTGCCCGGCAGCCCGACCCCGGGATGCCCCCCGGCGGTCAGGGCAGCGTCGAGGTCACCCTGTTCGGCGGCCGTCACCCGCCACCGGTCCACGGCCCGTTCCAGACGTACGCTGCGCCACCAGCCCGCCCCCTCGACCTCGACCTCCAGCCGCAGGCTCGCCCAGTCGTGGTCGGTGGCGAGCTGGTAGCGGCAGGTGAAGGGAACAGGGTCCACGGCCAGCTGCGTGCCGTAGGCCGTCAGCCCTCGACGGTCGTCGAAGCGGACGTGTTCGGCCCCGGCGGTGTCGGTCCTGGACCAGAGCAACGACTTCGGCATTGTCGGCATGGACCGACGCTACGCCACCGGACC
Protein-coding regions in this window:
- a CDS encoding PLP-dependent cysteine synthase family protein, coding for MTQLDRCDEAGRAWVMEAIAAVEADANRSADTHLLPFPLPRKWGIDLYLKDESVHPTGSLKHRLARSLFLYGLCNGWIGPQTTIVEASSGSTAVSEAYFARMLGLPFIAVMPASTSPEKIAQIEFQGGRCHLVDDPAKVVVEARWLAEDSGGHFMDQFTYAERATDWRGNNNIAEAIYAQLALERHPVPAWVVVGAGTGGTSATIGRYARYRRLPTKLCVVDPDNSAFYPAWRAADWSVCTGRHSRIEGIGRPSVELSFLPSVVDRMVQVPDAASLAAMRAGSAVLGRRVGGSTGTNLWGAFGLIAGMLAEGRHGSVVTLICDAGDRYADTYYSDAWVAAQNLDLAPHLATVERFLDTGDWPA
- a CDS encoding putative glycolipid-binding domain-containing protein, with the protein product MPTMPKSLLWSRTDTAGAEHVRFDDRRGLTAYGTQLAVDPVPFTCRYQLATDHDWASLRLEVEVEGAGWWRSVRLERAVDRWRVTAAEQGDLDAALTAGGHPGVGLPGTDDADRLAEARDLDLGGSPLFNTLPVRRLGLAAAPADTAHRVTVAWVLVPSLTVLPAEQVYTGLGTGRVRFTSDTFTADIDVDADGFVVRYPGLAERIDPR